Proteins from one Pithys albifrons albifrons isolate INPA30051 chromosome 2, PitAlb_v1, whole genome shotgun sequence genomic window:
- the FUT9 gene encoding 4-galactosyl-N-acetylglucosaminide 3-alpha-L-fucosyltransferase 9 isoform X2: MTSTSKGIFRPFFIIFIVLGCFMALILIYIKPTNSWISGPIESASSVLKMKNFFSSKSDNLNETTVLIWVWPFGQTFDLTSCQTMFNIPGCHLTIDRSLYNRSHAVLIHHRDISWDLTNLPQQARPPFQKWIWMNLESPTHTPQKTGIEHLFNLTLTYRRDSDIQVPYGFMMVGTSSFTFEVPSKENLVCWVVSNWNPEHARVKYYNELSKYIEIHTYGQAFGDYVNDKNLIPTISTCKFYLSFENSIHKDYITEKLYNALLAGSVPVVLGPSRENYENYIPADSFIHVEDFLSPRELAEYLLMLDKNNKMYLSYFNWKKDFSVHLPRFWESHACLACDHVKRHQEYKSIGNLEKWFWN, from the coding sequence ATGACATCGACATCTAAAGGAATTTTCCGGCCATTTTTTATTATCTTCATTGTCCTTGGTTGTTTCATGGCacttatattaatttatatcaAACCAACAAATAGCTGGATTTCTGGTCCTATAGAATCAGCCagttcagttttgaaaatgaagaacttcttttcttccaaaagtGATAATCTTAATGAAACTACTGTTTTGATCTGGGTTTGGCCATTTGGTCAGACATTTGATTTAACATCCTGCCAAACGATGTTCAATATCCCTGGGTGCCATCTGACTATTGACCGCTCACTATATAACAGATCCCATGCTGTTCTCATTCATCACAGGGACATTAGCTGGGATCTGACTAATTTACCTCAGCAAGCCAGGCCACCATTCCAGAAGTGGATTTGGATGAACTTGGAGTCTCCAACTCATACTCCACAAAAGACTGGCATTGAACATCTCTTTAACTTGACCCTGACTTACCGGCGTGATTCAGATATTCAGGTGCCTTATGGCTTCATGATGGTTGGTACCAGTTCCTTCACATTTGAAGTCCCAAGTAAGGAAAACTTGGTTTGTTGGGTTGTAAGTAACTGGAACCCTGAGCACGCTCGAGTCAAGTATTACAATGAGCTTAGCAAATACATTGAAATCCACACCTACGGACAAGCCTTCGGAGACTACGTCAATGACAAAAACTTGATTCCAACTATCTCCACTTGCAAATTCTACctttcatttgaaaattcaATCCACAAAGATTACATTACTGAGAAACTTTACAATGCTCTTTTGGCTGGATCAGTGCCAGTTGTACTAGGCCCTTCCAGAGAAAATTATGAGAATTACATTCCAGCAGACTCTTTCATACACGTGGAAGATTTTCTCTCCCCCCGAGAGCTGGCAGAATATCTTCTGATGCTTGACAAAAATAACAAGATGTACCTTAGTTATTTCAACTGGAAGAAAGATTTTTCAGTGCATCTTCCTAGGTTCTGGGAATCACATGCATGTCTTGCTTGTGATCATGTGAAAAGACACCAGGAATACAAGTCCATTGGAAATTTAGAAAAATGGTTTTGGAattaa